One segment of Streptomyces bathyalis DNA contains the following:
- a CDS encoding 4-coumarate--CoA ligase family protein has translation MIFRSEYADIPVADEPIHDAVLGRSAGEHAGHVALIDGVDGSTLTYAQLDTFTRRIAAALAEAGLRKGDVLALHSPNTLAFPAVFYGATRAGAAVSTVHPLATAKELARQLRDSVARWIVTVSPLLETARQAAEWAGGVEEIFVCDRAEGHRSVLDMLECTAPEPQPAIDPGQDLAALPYSSGTTSMPKGVMLTHRNIATNLAQLNPLMPAGPEDRLLAVLPFFHIYGLTALLNAPLRQGATVVVLPRFELGQFLAAIETHRVNVLYVAPPIVLALAKHPDVDKYDLSSLEFVLSAAAPLDAGLAGACGKRLNVPAVKQAYGMTELSPGTHVVPRNVSAPPGAVGKLLPSTEMRVVSLDDPDRDAGPGEEGELLFRGPQVMKGYLGRTGETDAMIDADGWLRTGDIGRVDDDGWLYIVDRVKELIKYKGYQVAPAELEAVLLTHPAIADAAVIGVNDEDGNEVPKAYVVRQPDESGARLTEEDVLAYVAERVSPYKKVRRLEFTPGVPRAVSGKILRRELRAAEAGKA, from the coding sequence ATGATTTTCCGCAGCGAGTACGCCGACATCCCCGTCGCCGACGAGCCCATCCACGACGCCGTGCTGGGCCGCTCCGCCGGCGAACACGCCGGCCATGTCGCGCTGATCGACGGCGTCGACGGCTCCACGCTGACCTACGCGCAGCTCGACACCTTCACCCGCCGCATCGCCGCGGCGCTGGCCGAGGCCGGGCTGCGCAAGGGAGATGTGCTCGCCCTGCACTCTCCCAACACGCTCGCCTTCCCCGCCGTCTTCTACGGCGCGACCCGTGCGGGCGCCGCGGTGAGCACCGTCCATCCGCTGGCGACCGCGAAGGAGCTGGCCCGGCAGTTGCGGGACTCGGTCGCGCGCTGGATCGTGACCGTCTCGCCGCTGCTGGAGACGGCACGGCAGGCCGCGGAGTGGGCCGGCGGCGTGGAGGAGATCTTCGTCTGCGACCGCGCGGAGGGGCACCGCAGCGTGCTCGACATGCTCGAGTGCACCGCGCCGGAGCCGCAGCCGGCCATCGACCCGGGGCAGGACCTGGCCGCGCTGCCGTACTCCTCGGGCACCACGTCCATGCCGAAGGGCGTGATGCTCACCCATCGCAACATCGCCACCAACCTGGCCCAGCTCAATCCGCTGATGCCGGCGGGTCCCGAGGACAGGCTGCTGGCGGTGCTGCCCTTCTTCCACATCTACGGACTCACCGCGCTGCTCAACGCACCGTTGCGGCAGGGCGCAACCGTCGTCGTGCTGCCGCGCTTCGAGCTCGGCCAGTTCCTCGCGGCGATCGAGACGCACCGGGTGAACGTCCTCTACGTCGCCCCGCCGATAGTGCTCGCCCTTGCCAAGCATCCCGACGTGGACAAGTACGACCTGTCCTCGCTGGAGTTCGTCCTCAGCGCGGCCGCACCGCTGGACGCCGGGCTCGCCGGCGCCTGCGGGAAGCGCCTGAACGTCCCCGCGGTCAAGCAGGCGTACGGGATGACCGAGCTGTCGCCGGGGACGCACGTCGTGCCGCGGAACGTCTCCGCGCCGCCCGGAGCGGTCGGCAAGCTGCTGCCGTCCACCGAGATGCGCGTGGTCTCCCTGGACGACCCCGACCGGGACGCCGGCCCCGGCGAGGAGGGCGAACTCCTCTTCCGGGGGCCGCAGGTGATGAAGGGCTACCTGGGCCGGACGGGCGAGACCGACGCGATGATCGACGCGGACGGTTGGCTGCGCACCGGGGACATCGGACGCGTCGACGACGACGGCTGGCTGTACATCGTCGACCGCGTCAAGGAGCTCATCAAGTACAAGGGCTACCAGGTGGCCCCGGCCGAGCTGGAGGCCGTGCTCCTCACCCATCCCGCGATCGCGGACGCCGCGGTCATCGGCGTGAACGACGAGGACGGCAACGAGGTGCCGAAGGCCTACGTCGTCCGGCAGCCGGACGAGTCGGGTGCGCGGCTGACCGAGGAGGACGTGCTGGCGTACGTGGCCGAGCGCGTCTCCCCGTACAAGAAGGTGCGGCGGCTGGAGTTCACACCGGGCGTGCCGCGCGCGGTCAGCGGCAAGATCCTCCGGCGCGAACTGCGCGCGGCGGAGGCCGGGAAGGCGTAG
- a CDS encoding VOC family protein has translation MRVTGVIADLRVADIASAKSFYTDYLGLSVEEFDMGWVARYTSPDTGAHVQVLTRDATAPEDPVVSVKVDDVEAALDEARQLGYEIVHPLTTEPWGVRRFFVRAPDGNVFNIVQHRD, from the coding sequence GTGCGTGTCACAGGCGTGATCGCCGACCTTCGCGTGGCCGACATCGCTTCGGCCAAGAGCTTCTACACGGACTACCTCGGGCTGAGCGTCGAGGAGTTCGACATGGGATGGGTGGCCCGCTACACCTCCCCGGACACGGGCGCCCACGTGCAAGTCCTCACCCGCGACGCGACCGCCCCGGAGGACCCGGTGGTCTCGGTCAAGGTGGACGACGTCGAGGCCGCGCTGGATGAGGCCCGGCAGCTCGGATACGAGATCGTGCACCCGCTGACCACCGAACCCTGGGGCGTACGCCGGTTCTTCGTCCGGGCTCCCGACGGCAACGTCTTCAACATCGTTCAGCACAGGGACTGA
- a CDS encoding sodium:solute symporter family protein has protein sequence MSALDWIVVGGYFFVMLAIGVWSKTRVENVADFFTARGRVPWWLSGISHHMSGYSAIMFVTFAAVAYDYGVTVYFWWALTIGLGIGIGAFLFAPRWNRLRAKHGVNSPLAYLAVRYNLPTQQVLAYSGAALKVVDIAAKWVAIAVLLQGFADIPLVWGIGLTGICTMFYVTFGGLWADVLTDFGQFVIQAVAGFAMLFAVLAHLGGVSSLWTMWGDLPEGHGDPVAGDVTTGLLLAFLLVKTFEYNGGMWNLAQRYMSAPSGSRARKSALLSSALWLVWPFILFVPMIAAPLIVPGLDNAEDSYIRLAQELLPSGFIGLLLAGFFSHTMAMVASDSNVITAVITRDLAPVLVPRVRRMTQRAQLLFARVTTVAFVTASMTLALFSDPDGFIMTVVVSIVAATMGPISIPLMLGLLPWFKRTGPLAAIVSWAGGLAVWSYLYWGVGDASEAATVGFPVLTSLVLYVGIGLLRPEADEGRDALVDSLGSDPTDEERLALEREFLADPDKGGEPETTTASR, from the coding sequence ATGTCCGCACTGGACTGGATCGTGGTCGGCGGCTACTTCTTCGTCATGCTGGCCATCGGTGTGTGGTCCAAGACCCGTGTCGAGAACGTCGCGGACTTCTTCACCGCCCGAGGCCGCGTCCCCTGGTGGCTCTCCGGCATCTCCCACCACATGTCGGGCTACAGCGCGATCATGTTCGTCACCTTCGCCGCCGTCGCGTACGACTACGGCGTCACGGTCTACTTCTGGTGGGCGCTGACCATCGGGCTCGGCATCGGCATCGGCGCGTTCCTCTTCGCGCCCCGCTGGAACCGGCTGCGGGCCAAGCACGGCGTCAACTCGCCGCTGGCGTATCTCGCCGTCCGCTACAACCTGCCCACGCAGCAGGTGCTCGCCTACAGCGGCGCTGCGCTGAAAGTCGTCGACATCGCTGCCAAGTGGGTCGCCATCGCGGTGCTGTTGCAGGGCTTCGCCGACATCCCGCTGGTCTGGGGCATCGGCCTGACCGGCATCTGCACCATGTTCTACGTGACCTTCGGCGGCCTGTGGGCCGATGTCCTCACCGACTTCGGGCAGTTCGTCATCCAGGCCGTGGCGGGATTCGCGATGCTCTTCGCCGTGCTGGCGCACCTCGGCGGTGTCTCGTCGCTGTGGACGATGTGGGGCGACCTTCCGGAGGGCCACGGCGACCCCGTCGCGGGCGACGTCACCACGGGCCTGCTGCTCGCGTTCCTGCTGGTGAAGACCTTCGAGTACAACGGCGGCATGTGGAACCTGGCGCAGCGGTACATGTCCGCGCCCAGCGGCTCCCGCGCCCGCAAGTCGGCACTGCTCTCCAGCGCGCTGTGGCTGGTCTGGCCGTTCATCCTCTTCGTGCCGATGATCGCCGCGCCGCTCATCGTGCCCGGCCTGGACAACGCCGAGGACTCCTACATCCGCCTCGCACAGGAACTGCTGCCCTCGGGCTTCATCGGGCTGCTGCTGGCCGGCTTCTTCTCGCACACCATGGCCATGGTCGCCTCCGACTCGAACGTCATCACGGCCGTCATCACCCGTGACCTCGCGCCCGTGCTCGTACCGCGGGTGAGGCGCATGACGCAGCGCGCACAGCTGCTCTTCGCCCGGGTCACGACCGTCGCCTTCGTGACGGCGAGCATGACGCTGGCGCTCTTCAGCGACCCGGACGGCTTCATCATGACCGTCGTCGTGAGCATCGTGGCGGCGACCATGGGACCGATCTCCATCCCCCTGATGCTGGGGCTGCTGCCCTGGTTCAAGCGGACGGGACCGCTGGCCGCGATCGTCTCGTGGGCGGGCGGGCTCGCGGTGTGGTCGTACCTCTACTGGGGCGTCGGCGACGCCTCGGAGGCCGCGACGGTCGGCTTCCCCGTGCTCACCTCGCTGGTGCTGTACGTAGGCATCGGCCTGCTGCGGCCTGAGGCGGACGAAGGGCGTGACGCCCTCGTCGACTCGCTCGGCAGCGACCCGACGGACGAGGAACGGCTCGCGCTGGAGCGCGAGTTCCTCGCCGACCCCGACAAGGGCGGTGAGCCGGAGACGACAACGGCGTCGCGGTAG
- a CDS encoding acyl-CoA dehydrogenase family protein has translation MTNALLETEEQRDLRAAVAALGKRFGREYFTGVVADGKHTDELWAEAASLGYLGVNLPEEYGGGGCGITELAIVLEELGAAGCPLLMLVVSPAICGTVIARFGTEEQKREWLPGLADGSRKMAFGITEPDAGSNSHRITTTARRDGDDWLLSGRKVFISGVDIADATLIVGRTEDARTGKLKPCLFIVPRDAPGFTRSPIEMELAAPEKQFELVLDDVRLPADALVGDEDAGLLQLFAGLNPERIMTAAFGIGMGRHAIDRALDYARTRQVWKEPIGSHQAIAHPLAQAHIELELARLMMTKAAALYDAGDDMGAGEAANMAKYAAGEACVKAVDQAVHTLGGNGLTREYGIASLITAARVGRIAPVSREMVLNFVSHQTLGLPKSY, from the coding sequence ATGACCAATGCGCTGCTGGAGACCGAGGAACAGCGTGACCTGCGAGCGGCCGTAGCGGCCCTCGGCAAGCGATTCGGACGCGAGTACTTCACGGGCGTCGTGGCCGACGGCAAGCACACGGACGAGCTGTGGGCCGAGGCGGCCTCGCTCGGCTACCTCGGCGTCAACCTCCCCGAGGAGTACGGCGGCGGAGGCTGCGGCATCACCGAACTGGCCATCGTCCTGGAGGAGTTGGGTGCGGCAGGCTGCCCGCTGCTGATGCTGGTGGTCTCGCCCGCGATCTGCGGCACGGTCATCGCACGCTTCGGCACCGAGGAGCAGAAGCGCGAGTGGCTGCCCGGACTGGCCGACGGCAGCCGCAAGATGGCCTTCGGCATCACCGAACCCGACGCGGGTTCCAACTCCCACCGCATCACCACGACCGCACGCCGGGACGGTGACGACTGGCTGCTCAGCGGCCGCAAGGTCTTCATCTCCGGCGTCGACATCGCCGACGCCACGCTCATCGTCGGCCGCACCGAGGACGCCCGCACCGGCAAGCTCAAGCCCTGCCTGTTCATCGTCCCGCGCGACGCGCCCGGCTTCACGCGGAGCCCCATCGAGATGGAACTGGCCGCGCCGGAGAAGCAGTTCGAGCTCGTGCTGGACGACGTGCGCCTGCCTGCGGACGCGCTGGTCGGAGACGAGGACGCCGGACTCCTCCAGCTCTTCGCCGGTCTCAACCCCGAGCGCATCATGACCGCCGCCTTCGGCATCGGCATGGGCCGCCACGCCATCGACCGCGCGCTGGACTACGCCCGTACGCGTCAGGTGTGGAAGGAGCCCATCGGCAGCCACCAGGCCATCGCCCACCCGCTCGCACAGGCCCACATCGAGCTGGAACTCGCCCGGCTGATGATGACCAAGGCGGCCGCGCTCTACGACGCCGGTGACGACATGGGCGCGGGCGAAGCGGCCAACATGGCCAAGTACGCGGCCGGTGAGGCGTGCGTGAAGGCCGTCGACCAGGCCGTGCACACCCTGGGCGGCAACGGGCTCACCCGCGAGTACGGCATCGCCTCCTTGATCACGGCGGCGCGGGTCGGACGTATCGCGCCGGTCAGCCGGGAGATGGTGCTCAACTTCGTCTCCCACCAGACGCTCGGCCTGCCCAAGTCGTACTGA
- a CDS encoding enoyl-CoA hydratase family protein yields MTGSAEEAKPEGQLVRSAHERGITTLTLDSPHNRNALSKGLVSELYGGLERAADDPRVRAVLLTHTGGTFCAGADLREGSGSPGDLAALLRTIVELPKPVVARVDGHVRAGGTGLLGACDISVAGPASTFAFTEARIGVAPAVISMPLLPRLDARAAARYYLTGERFGAAEAARIGLVTLAAAEGSAEAGDDGEGGADGAGGVDAALEPLLDGLRKGSPQGLAESKRLVTAEVLRAFDRDTDSLAELSARLFASDEAREGMTAFLERREPAWVD; encoded by the coding sequence GTGACCGGAAGCGCCGAAGAGGCAAAGCCCGAAGGGCAGTTGGTGCGCAGCGCACACGAGCGCGGCATCACGACCCTCACTCTCGACTCGCCGCACAACCGCAACGCTCTCTCCAAGGGCCTCGTCTCCGAGCTCTACGGGGGTCTGGAGCGGGCCGCGGACGATCCGCGGGTGCGCGCGGTGCTGCTGACCCACACAGGCGGCACCTTCTGTGCGGGTGCCGACCTGCGGGAGGGCAGCGGCAGTCCGGGTGATCTCGCGGCGCTGCTGCGCACGATCGTGGAGCTGCCCAAGCCCGTCGTCGCCCGTGTCGACGGGCATGTGCGGGCCGGCGGTACGGGGCTGCTGGGCGCGTGCGACATCTCGGTGGCCGGGCCCGCTTCGACCTTCGCCTTCACGGAGGCGCGCATCGGGGTGGCCCCGGCGGTGATCTCGATGCCGCTGCTGCCGCGCCTCGACGCCCGTGCCGCCGCCCGCTACTACCTGACCGGCGAGCGTTTCGGCGCTGCGGAGGCGGCCCGCATCGGGCTGGTGACGCTGGCGGCTGCCGAAGGGAGTGCCGAGGCCGGGGACGACGGCGAGGGCGGCGCGGACGGCGCCGGCGGCGTGGATGCCGCGCTGGAACCACTGCTCGACGGCCTGCGGAAGGGCTCGCCGCAGGGCCTCGCGGAGTCGAAGCGGCTGGTCACGGCGGAGGTGCTGCGCGCCTTCGACCGGGACACCGATAGCCTCGCGGAGCTGTCCGCGCGGCTGTTCGCCTCCGACGAGGCCCGCGAGGGCATGACCGCCTTCCTCGAACGACGGGAGCCCGCATGGGTGGATTGA
- a CDS encoding TetR/AcrR family transcriptional regulator — protein sequence MGGLNTRGAAPKQDRSRATRQRLLESAVTCLAEHGWTGSTVTVVAEHAGVSRGAAQHHFPTREDLFTAAVEYVAEERSKALRSPVGGDGEPAGTRSAVEMLVALYTGPLFRAALQLWVAASNEPQLEPRVTALEARIGRETHRMAVEVLGADESVPGVRETVQGLLDMARGLGLANLLTDDSARRERVVAQWELIVRDALAR from the coding sequence ATGGGTGGATTGAACACCCGCGGTGCCGCACCGAAGCAGGACCGCAGCCGCGCGACGCGGCAGCGGCTGCTGGAGTCGGCCGTCACCTGCCTCGCGGAGCACGGCTGGACGGGCAGCACCGTCACGGTCGTCGCCGAGCACGCCGGCGTATCGAGGGGAGCGGCCCAGCACCACTTCCCCACCCGCGAGGACCTGTTCACCGCGGCCGTCGAGTATGTCGCCGAGGAGCGTTCCAAGGCGCTGCGGTCGCCGGTGGGCGGTGACGGTGAGCCCGCCGGTACGCGGTCGGCCGTGGAGATGCTCGTCGCCCTCTACACCGGCCCGCTCTTCCGGGCCGCGCTGCAGCTGTGGGTGGCGGCGTCGAACGAACCCCAACTCGAGCCCCGCGTCACCGCGTTGGAAGCGCGGATCGGCCGGGAGACGCACCGCATGGCGGTCGAGGTACTCGGTGCCGACGAGTCCGTGCCCGGCGTGCGCGAGACCGTGCAGGGCCTGCTCGACATGGCGCGTGGCCTGGGGCTCGCCAATCTGCTGACGGACGACAGCGCGCGCCGTGAACGAGTCGTCGCGCAGTGGGAGTTGATCGTCAGGGACGCGCTGGCGCGGTAG
- a CDS encoding MerR family DNA-binding transcriptional regulator, producing the protein MSGVERRLRPVDLARAVGVSAQQIRNYEAAGILPPASRTDSGYREFTPRHRQALLTYRALARGHGPHTAQAVMLAVHDGDLSLALSLVDESHALLHEQRRSLRDTARALEAIAAGDSETHGAPSPDMRIGEAAAHIGVRPSALRVWEDAGLLTPRRDPATGYRRYGAPEIRDARLVDTLRRSRYPLPRIVSVLGELRRTGSTDALRAAVAQRKEELDRLARAMLEGSSLLHGYLSEMD; encoded by the coding sequence ATGAGCGGTGTCGAGCGAAGGCTCCGGCCCGTCGATCTCGCGCGGGCCGTGGGCGTCTCGGCGCAGCAGATCCGCAACTACGAGGCGGCCGGCATCCTTCCGCCCGCGTCGCGGACGGACTCGGGGTATCGCGAGTTCACACCGCGGCACCGTCAGGCGCTGCTCACCTACCGTGCGCTGGCGCGCGGTCACGGTCCTCACACCGCCCAGGCCGTGATGCTGGCCGTGCACGACGGCGACCTCTCCCTCGCTCTCTCCCTCGTCGACGAAAGCCACGCCCTGCTGCACGAGCAGCGCCGCTCGCTGCGCGACACCGCCCGTGCGCTCGAGGCCATCGCCGCTGGGGACTCGGAGACCCACGGGGCGCCGAGCCCGGACATGCGGATCGGGGAGGCGGCAGCCCATATCGGCGTACGGCCCTCGGCCCTGCGGGTGTGGGAGGACGCCGGACTGCTGACTCCGCGGCGTGACCCCGCGACCGGCTACCGCCGCTACGGCGCACCGGAGATCAGGGACGCACGGCTCGTCGACACCTTGCGGCGGAGCCGCTACCCGCTGCCGCGCATCGTCTCCGTGCTCGGGGAGCTGCGCCGCACCGGCAGTACGGACGCGCTGCGCGCGGCGGTGGCGCAACGCAAAGAGGAACTGGACCGGCTGGCGCGCGCCATGCTCGAAGGGTCGAGCCTGCTGCACGGCTACCTCAGCGAGATGGACTGA